Within the Borreliella valaisiana VS116 genome, the region AGTTAGCAATGAATACTTTTACAAAAAACTTTTAGATTTTGGATTTGGGAAAAAAGTTGGATTTCCATTTCCTGGAGAAACAAAAGGGCTCTTGAATCATTATTCAAAATGGTCAGGACGAAGCAAAGCTACAATTGGATTTGGACAAGAAATAGGGGTATCAGCAGTTCAAATATTACAAGCTGCAAGCATACTAGGCAACAATGGAATAATGTTAAAACCTAGAATAATAAAAAAAATAAGCAACAATAAAGAAGAAAGCATTAAAGAATTTGATAAAGAAGAAATAAAAAGAGTAATATCAAAAAATTCAGCACAAAAAGTTTTAAAAATGATGAGAGAAGTTGTAAATAAGGGTGGAATTCCAAATCTTAAAATTAAAAATCTTGACATTTCTGCAAAAAGCGGAACATCGCAAGCTATTGACAAAAAAACAGGCAAATACTCAGAAGAAGACTATACATCCTCTATCTTGGCAATATACCCCACAGAACAACCAAAATATATTATTTATATTGTGTACAGATATCCAAAAAAAATAATATATGGAACAAGAATAGCAGCTCCAATGGCAAAAGAAATAATAGAATTTATTGAATACCAACAAAATACAAGCGCATATAAAAAAATCAAAATGCCATCAAAAATCAAGATCCCTAAAATCACCGCTAATTATAAAAACGACACACACTTACCAAATTTTATAAACCTTTCCAAAAGAGAAATAATAGACATACTAAAATACTATAAAAATACTATAAAAATAAAAATAAATGGCGACGGATTTGTTTACAAGCAAAGCATATCCCCCAATACAAAATTAGAAGATATAGCAGAGCTTGAATTATATTTAAAATAATCAGATAAATAAATTTTTAATTTCATTTTTATAAAAATTTAAAATATAGTTTCGTTTAATATCCATTTTAATTGACATCTCTTTCCCAACTTCAAATGGTTTTTCTAAAAGAGTAAACTTTAATATCTGCTCAAAAGGTTTAAATCCATTAGTTCTATTGATTAATTTTTTTATTTCATCATTTATAGCCTTAAGAACAATATTATTTGCAATAATTTGACGTCTATTACTAGCATCAAAAATTTTTTGCCCAACACTTTCTAGATATTTATTTATTTCTTCAAAATTTGGAAGAATAAGAGCGCCTAAAAATTTTTGATCTTGCCCTACAACAACCGCCTTTTCTATTAATATTGATTCTTCAAGCTTAATCTCAATTGGAGCAGGCTCAACATTCTCCCCATTATTCAAAACAATTGTATCTTTTTCTCGACCAATAATTTGAACAACATTGTCCTTAGATAATTTTACAATATCACCCGTATTTAAAAAACCATCAGAACCAATAATCCTGCAAGTTGCCTCTCTATCCTTATAATATCCAAGCATTACTTGAGGTCCTTTTACAAACAAAATTCCCTTTCCAGGCTTTTTAAGTTTATTTCCATCAGCATCTCTAATCTCAGCAACAGTTCCAGGCAAAATTTTACCACAAGTTCCAATAATCACTTTTTTATGCTTATTAGAAGCCACTCCGGGAGAAGTTTCTGTCAATCCATAAGCGTTAGCAAGTTCAATACCAATTGCATTAAAAAATCTAACAACAGATATAGGCATACTCCCACCACCAGTAATTCCAACAACAAAATTATTGCCTAAGATTTTATTTATTTTATTAAAAATTAAAATATTTCCCAAAGCTTTAAAAGGAAATAAGAAGATTAACCCAAACATTCCCAAAATTTTCTTTATAGGGAAAAACAAACTAAACCCACTGTCCGGATAAAACCCCATTACCGCTCTATAGCAAATATCATTAAGAAATGCCAATTTGATAAAAAAATGGAAGATTATTCTAGAAATAAACGGCTTCTTAGAAACTTCTTTGTAAATATTTTGCCTTATTGCAATCCAAAGCCTAGGAACAGCTGCAATATAATGGGGATTAATATTTTTAATGTCATCAAGCATTGCCCTTGGAACAATGGTAGAAAATAAACAAACCATACCCTTGAGAAAAATATTGTAAGAAAAAGATCTTTGAAAGGAATGCCAAATTGGCAAAATGCACATAAATATTTGACCCAATTGCGTATCAACCATTAAACTAAAACTAGAAACTTGATAAAGAAGGTTAGCATGACTAAGCATTACCCCTTTTGGATGACCTGTTGTTCCAGAAGTATATATTATTGTTGCCATATCATTAGAATCAACTTTACTTGCAATGTCAATAATTTCTGAATCTTTTCTTAAATTGTCTCCAAATGAAATACAATCGCTATAAGTATAAATTTCAAAATCACTATACTTTAGTCTATCTTCTTTGTTTAAATTTTCAATAATAATAAATATAGGTTTTACTGTGAATTGAATTTGAACAAACATATCAAGAAGATTTAAATTTTCTAAAATAACTACACATGGAAGAACAGAGTTAAAAATAATTTCAGCTTCAAAAAGAGTAACATCAGAGCCTTTTGGAATATCAACGGCACCCAAAGATAAAATTGCAAAATCTATCACAGCCCACTCGGCCCTATTTTCAGAGCAAATAAATATTTTATCTTGATGTTTAACATTTATTGACTTTAAAAAGGAAGCAAGCTTTAAAACATTGTTTTTTAAGTCGCCATAAGTAACATGGGCATATCCATTGCAAACTTTATATATTTGAGCAATCTTATCCTTTTGTTGATCAGCCACTTCAAAGAATGCCTTTGCTATTGACATACAATCCTCCTTTTAACGAAATTAACATGGTTTATTATACCATTATTAACCATAAATTCATAAAAAATTATTTACAAAGCCTCCTACTGCAAAAAACATACAGAAAGCTAACAAAAATAAAAACTTAAAAAATCAAAACAAAGTTTAAAAATACTTAATAAAAATTAATTCGGAATCTAAAAATAAATTTCCGTTTTAATGTTTTCACAAATAATATTTTTCCTAAAAATACCTAAAACATCAAATTATTTTCATAAATATAAAAACAATGTTATTATTAGGATTTATTTTATCACCTTTAAGATAATCAGTCACTCTTTTTGAAGAACCTCCTTATTTTTTTAGTAATACAAGAAATATAATTTTTTCGCATTAATGCTTCAAAAAACCATTAAATATTCTTGGATAAATAGAATATTTTTTTAGGTAAAAATTTTTCCAAACCTAGCAGCAAATATTAAGCCTCTTTTAAAACTTATATTTTTATGCCCAAATCTTAAAACATAATTTCTATTATTCAAAAATTTACTACCCAAAACAGCACATAAAATTTTATCCTTAAGCATTAATTTTTCAAAACAAAAAAATTAATCCCCTCTGTGGGGTAAGAATGATTCAAATGATCTACAATATCCTTCAATCTATTAACAATAGATTGATTGGAAGTATAAATAATCAGAATAAAATTTTCTTCAGGCCAAACACCATTGCCATGTTTTTCCCCTTTCTTGCCCTTTCCATAAACATTTTCTATCTTAGAATAATATATAGGCTCTCCTAGCTCTTGTTCTACTTTTTCCATACATTCAAGAACATCAAGCTCTAAAGATAAGTTAGAAATTATTTCAATCCTATATCTATAAAATTTAGTCATATCAATCCCTATCTTCTTCAAATAGATTATCATAACTACTTTTAGTTGAATTATTAATTTCGAATGATTTTTCAACATCTACATTAGACGCCACTCTTTTTAACCTAAGCTTGAAACTTGAAACAATATTGGAAAAAATTTCAAAAAGCATAGGAATAAAAAACAAAGTAAGAAATGTACTAGCTGTCATTCCGCCAATAAAAGTGAATGCGATCGGCTTTAAAAGCTCATTCCCACTCCCACTAGAAAATGCCATTGGAATAAGTCCTATTATTGAAGTCAAAGAAGACATTAAAATTGGTCTAAATCTTGAGCGGCAAGATTCAATAATTGCTTCTCTTAGGCCAAACCCTCTCTTGATCAATAAACCGGTATAGTCTACAAGAACAATTCCCGTATTAACAACAACACCAACAAGCATAAGCATTCCAATCGCAGCAAAAATAGAAAGTTTTTCTCCTGCAAAAAAATGTATGAGTACAACCCCTATTGTCGTTAAAGGAATTGTAAAAATAATAATAAAGGGCTTTAAAAAAGATTCAAATTGAGAAGCCATAATACCAAACACAACAATAATAGCCATAATAATGATTATTTTAAACTGATTCATAATATTTGAAAATTCATTATATTCTCCTTCAACCTTAAGCACTGTTCCTTCTTTATGGGGGACCTTATTATTAACAAAATCTATAACTTTTGCAGTGACTTGAGTTAAATTATCATCTGGAGAAATGCCCGCATTAAGATAAATAGTCAAAGCTTGATTTTCTCTGTAAATAGATTCCTCTTTATTGGTTTTTTCAAATGTGGCTATTGATGAAAAAGGAATCTTAACTCCAGATGGACTTGTAATAAATATTTTTTCCAAATCTTTTAAATTTTTAACATCCATTCTATCAAGCTTAAGAACAATATCATAATTAAGTCCATTTTCTACATATTGCCCAGCAACAACACCATTAACATTGGCCTTTAACTCATTTAAAATGGTATTCATGTCAATACCATAATTGTAAGCTAGTGCTCTATCTATCTCAACACTAATTTGAAGTTGAAAATCACTTACACTAAGTCTTGGATTTACAAGTTCCGGAATTTCCTTTTTCAACATAGAAACTAAAGTTTTTCCATAATCTTTTATATATTCAAAATCATTTGCTGAAATTTTAATTTTAATAGAATCTCCACCACCCAAAGCATTACCACTGGAAGACTCAATATTAAATTCGGGATAAAGATTCCCAATACGATTCATAATTTTATACTTAATAGCATCGTAATCTATACTTTTAATCAACTTGTCTCTTGACTCTTCCTTAAGAGGAAACAATACATTAAAGGTTATTCTTTCGGCATTCATAGTAGAAATAATACTTTTATATCCTTTAGCTTCACTTTTTACAATTTCTAAAAATCTATTAGAATAAAATTTTGCATATTCCAAATTAGTTTTATGGGGAAAATTTAAATTAATAAAAATTGAGTTGTCTTTCCCTCTATCAAAAGTTGTCACATCTAGCAATAATCCTAAAAGTAGACTGCCAATAAAACTAAAAAAAACAATCAGCCCAAAAATCAATTTACGATTCAACACTATATTTAATAAATTGATATACAAAAATTCTAGAAAATAATAAATACTAGCAAAAAAAGCATCAATTTTCCTAATAAAAGAACTCTTAATATTTTTTTGAAAACTTGTGTATAAACCTACATAATGACTTGATAAAACGGGAACCAAAAAAATCGCAACTAAAAGAGAAACTCCCAAAGAAATAACAATTGTAAATGAAAAGTCTTTAAAAAAATCTCCATATACTCCAAGTTCTGATTTGAAAATAAGAAATGGACCAAAAACGCAAATAGAAGTAAAAGTTGAAGATGTAATAGGCAGCATCATCTCTTGGGCTCCAAGAATAGAAGATGAAATAAGCTTTGCTCCTTTTTGCCTATATTTGTATATATTATCTATTACAACAATTGAGCAGTCAACAACCATTCCAATCCCAAGTGCAAGACCTGCAAGACTCATAATATTAAGAGAAATATTTACAAAATACATTAAACAAAAGGTCAAAACAATTGCTATTGGAATAGAAATTCCAATAATTATTGTGGCTCTAAAGCTTCTTAAAAAGAAAAAAATAACAAATATTGCTAGTACGGCCCCAAAATAGGCTGAATTTACAACAGTTGAAATGGACGCTTTAATAAAATTAGTACTATCATAAGTGATTTCCAATCTCATATCTTTAGGCATAGATAATTTAAATTTTTCTATTTCATTCATAACAACATTAGAAACTGCAATAGAATTAGCATCACTACGTTTTTGAACCGATAAAGAAATTGAAGGCAAACCATTATATTCAACATATTCTGACAAATCTTCAAAATCGGTCTTAATATTAGCAATATCTTTAAGTTTTATCTCAATAGCAGATGAATTTATGCCAGAAGAAATGTCGGGCATCTTATAAGCTATGACCACATTACCTATCTCTTCAATTGATTTAAATTTTCCAGACACTTGAACCAAATATTCTAAGTTGTTCTCCAATATATTACCAGCTGAAAGTTCAAAATTTTGAGATGCTATAATCGAAGATATTCTTGACAAAGAAAGCCCATAAGACTCTAATCTATTTTGAGAAACTTCAATTAAAACACGTTTCTTGCTTCCGCCATTAACAGTAACAATTGCGACCCCATCAAGCCTTTCAAGCCCAGGTTTAATGATCTCTTCAGCATATCTTTTAAGCTCAGAAATTGGCCTTACAGAATTAATAATAATATTCATTACAGGAATATTTTTAAGATTGTATCTAAAAATTCTGGGTGTCTGCGATTTACTGGGCAATGAGGATTTTACCAATTCAAGAGCATCTCGAATTTCATTTAGAACCAAGTCCAAATCAGTTCCATGATAAAATTCAAGCGAAACAGTGCTATTTCCCTTAGAAGAATTGCTATATATATTTTTTAAATTCTTTACTGAACTCAAACCACTTTCAAGAACTCTAGAAACACTCTCTTCAACTTCTCTAGGAGAAGCACCGGGATAAACAGTGTTGATACTTATTTGAGGAATATCAATTCCAGGCAAAAGGTCTACTTTCAATCTTGAAAAGGTATACAAACTTATCATCATTAACAATGAAAATAAAATTAACATTGTTATTGGTTTGCCAACTATTCTCTTTACCAACATAACACATCTCCCAATAAATTAAATATTGCTTTCAGCCGAAAGACCTTCTCTTGTATCTACCAAATTTATTAGAGTCCCATCAGAAAGAGTAGACATTCCTTCTACTACAATTAAATCATTCTCTTTAATCTCACCTGAAAGAGCTACAATGTTATCTATTTCAAAAAGTACTCTAACGGGTAACATTTGAACACTTTTACCTTCTAAATCAAGCTTAAATACAAAATTATTACCTTCTCTCTCAACAACAGCCTCTCTTGGAATCTTAATTACATCTCTAAAACGTTTAGTGATAAGTTTAATTTTAGAAAACATACCAATAATCAGTTTGTCTAAATTGCTACCAATAGGTGTAAGATATACCTCAATAGTGCGACTTTTAGAATCTAAAATAGGAGATATCTCTGAAACTCTAGCTTTAAACTTTTCATTAGGATAAGCTCCAACCTCAATAATAGCATCATTTCCAACTTTAATATTTGAAATGTATTTCTCAGACACATAAGTTAAAATTTGCTTTGCATCTATTCTTCCTACTACTGCTATGCTAGACTGAGGATTAACCGTTTCACCAATTTTTTTTCTAATATTTAAAATATATCCTGAGATTGGCGCTCTTACTGGACTTTTCAAATATACAGAACCGGGCCTTGAAGGATCGAGAGTTGCAACTATTTGTCCCTTTTGAACATAAGTCCCAAGCTTTATTTGCAAAGAGGTTATTTTACCCGCAGCATCTGGGAAAATATCTGCCTTAACTTTTGTATCTACATCTCCATTTAAAGACAAATAATCACTCAATATTCCCTTTTTGACTTTTATGGCAATTACTGGAAATCTATAAGAACTTTCCTTCTCCTTATTAATATTTTTGTCATCTAGCTTATTCTTACCCACACACGCAACTAAAATTAAAACTAAGCCTAAGGAGAAGAGTAAAAAATATTTTTTTAAATATAAGTTAATATTAAAAATCAAATTCATAAAAATACCTCTTAATGCTTCTTAATCTAATGAATTTATTAAATCCTTATATTCAAGTATAGAATTGGAATAATTTAATTTATCTTCAATGAATTTCAAATCGCTCTGCTTATAAACAAGCTCAATATCATTCAATTTAGAAAGATCCATGACACCGGAATTAAAAGCATTAAATGCCATTTGATAATTTTTATTAGCTAATTCTACATTAATTTTAGAAGCATCAAGAATCGCTTTATATCTTCTAATATCCTTTCTTTTTTGCACAATACTAGATTTTAAATTTCTAATTTTGCTCTCAATATTGTTTTGCAATATTTTTAGTTGGTAGTTGTTGTCTTGTATTTTTGTGAAACTTTTTGAAAATGGAAATATTTCAGTTAAACCATAATTCAAGCTAAAAGATGCCAAAAACCCACTTGAAAAACCTTTAGAATTTTCATGAAATGATCTGTAAGGAGAATAAGAAAACGACAACGAAAGAGTTGGCAAAAAAGTATCTAACCAAAGCGAACCAATAAGTTGCTCTGCCATTTTTAAGCGCATATTTAACTCTTTAATCTCTAATGATTCATTAAAATTTAACGCCTCATTAAATAAAGAAAAATCTATTGTCTCGTCTGGCAATTCTCCAATAATTTCAAAATCTTGATCCGGATCCAATCCTATTAATAATTTGAAAATTTCTTTTGATTTTTCAAAATTAATAATCTGACCATCTAAATCTGGTTGCGATTTTTTATGCTTAAGCTGTGCATCAAGAAAATCTATTTCTGATATTAGTCCATTGTTATAAGCAATTCTAGCTTGTTCAAATTTAAGTTTACTATTTTGTATTTGACTCTCAAAAACTTTCAATGTACTCTTTAGCGCTATTAATTTATTGTAAGATTTAAGAACATTTAGCTTAATATTACGAACAGCACTCTCCCTTTCTATTTTTGCATTTTCATACTCCAACATAATAAGTTCAATTCTCTTTAAAACAGAAGGTGACAAAGAAAGACTAATCGCAACTCCAAACCCCAAACCCCAATAATCTCTCTCAAGCTCGCTTAAAGCAGAAGGATTTCTGCTAAGTGTCGAGCTAAGGTTAACATTTGGAACAAAAGCATTCCATGCATTATTTTTATAAAGCTTTTTTATATTTTCCTTATATAAAGCATTTTTTGAATCCAAGCTGTTTTCTAAGGCCATATTTACAGCTTGTTCGGGTGATATTTGAATAATTTCAGCAAAAGAAAAAGGGACAATTACAAAGATCAAAAAAATTTTTTTAATTTGAAACCACCTTTATAATAAAAATTAAAAGTTTAAAAGTTTAAAACTTAATTAATATTTTCAATCTGTTTGATTAATTATTATAATACAATACAATTCTAAATATGAACATTTTCAAGATTTTCTTTATCTTAAATTATACTCTTATTTTTTTAATAAAAATTTACCAAAACACTTTTTCTAAAGTATTTGGACTACAATGTATATACAAACCTACTTGCTCAAAATATTCAATTGAATGCCTTAAAAAATACAATTTTCCAACAGCTTTAATATTAATGACGCTAAGAATAATAAGGTGTAATGCATTATTTAAAGGGGGAAATGATTTTATTCCTAAATACAATCCTATTTCAACATCTTTAAAAGAATTTCAAAAAAGATTAATCAAATAAAGCCTTATATTTTTCTGGAACCCACATTTTTACAATTTCTTTATTCTTTTCAACAAATTCAACTGCATTGCGATACTCATTGCCAGGCTCTTTATCATTTCTATCCATTAAAGGCAATATTAAATCATCATTCCAATAAAAATGATCAAAAACATAATATGCATCAATATCATCATTTTCAAGACCAAGTCTAACAAGAGTGTGCACACTCTCAATCCCCCCCATAATTAAATCAGGATCATCGAGAAACTTAATATCATACCTAGAAAAGGCCCAATGAGGTTTCCATAAAGGCACTAAAATCCACTCGTTTCTCTTTATTGAAGAATCTAAACTTGCAAGCATAACACTCTCACTTGAGGGAACTAATTCATACTCTTTACTTAATCCATAATAATTAAGTGCTTGTTCTGTAACAATCTGAGTTCCCGCACCAGCATCTATGCCAATCATCTTGTTCTTGAAATTAGCCCCTTTACCCTTAAGCTCACTAATACTAGAAATTGGAACATAACTTGGCACCACAAACCCCTGAATGGTTCCTTCATAATTTGCACCAAGATCAACAAATTTTGTTTTCAGTTTTTCGTAATAAAATTTATCAGCTGTAGGAACCCAAGAAGATACCGTACCATCTACTTTTCCAGACGCTAAATATTGATACATTACGGATGTGGTAACTGAAAATATTTCTGCATTGTAACCCATTTTTTCAAAAACAACCTTCAATACATTTGTAGCTGCTGTTTCCCCACCCCAATTTACATATCCAATTTTTACCGATTTTAAATTTTTTGAACTCTTTTTTTCATCACAAGACAAAAAAATAAGAAAAATACAAAATCCAATGAATAATTTATGTA harbors:
- a CDS encoding AMP-binding protein yields the protein MSIAKAFFEVADQQKDKIAQIYKVCNGYAHVTYGDLKNNVLKLASFLKSINVKHQDKIFICSENRAEWAVIDFAILSLGAVDIPKGSDVTLFEAEIIFNSVLPCVVILENLNLLDMFVQIQFTVKPIFIIIENLNKEDRLKYSDFEIYTYSDCISFGDNLRKDSEIIDIASKVDSNDMATIIYTSGTTGHPKGVMLSHANLLYQVSSFSLMVDTQLGQIFMCILPIWHSFQRSFSYNIFLKGMVCLFSTIVPRAMLDDIKNINPHYIAAVPRLWIAIRQNIYKEVSKKPFISRIIFHFFIKLAFLNDICYRAVMGFYPDSGFSLFFPIKKILGMFGLIFLFPFKALGNILIFNKINKILGNNFVVGITGGGSMPISVVRFFNAIGIELANAYGLTETSPGVASNKHKKVIIGTCGKILPGTVAEIRDADGNKLKKPGKGILFVKGPQVMLGYYKDREATCRIIGSDGFLNTGDIVKLSKDNVVQIIGREKDTIVLNNGENVEPAPIEIKLEESILIEKAVVVGQDQKFLGALILPNFEEINKYLESVGQKIFDASNRRQIIANNIVLKAINDEIKKLINRTNGFKPFEQILKFTLLEKPFEVGKEMSIKMDIKRNYILNFYKNEIKNLFI
- a CDS encoding PG0541 family transporter-associated protein, giving the protein MTKFYRYRIEIISNLSLELDVLECMEKVEQELGEPIYYSKIENVYGKGKKGEKHGNGVWPEENFILIIYTSNQSIVNRLKDIVDHLNHSYPTEGINFFVLKN
- a CDS encoding efflux RND transporter permease subunit; the protein is MLVKRIVGKPITMLILFSLLMMISLYTFSRLKVDLLPGIDIPQISINTVYPGASPREVEESVSRVLESGLSSVKNLKNIYSNSSKGNSTVSLEFYHGTDLDLVLNEIRDALELVKSSLPSKSQTPRIFRYNLKNIPVMNIIINSVRPISELKRYAEEIIKPGLERLDGVAIVTVNGGSKKRVLIEVSQNRLESYGLSLSRISSIIASQNFELSAGNILENNLEYLVQVSGKFKSIEEIGNVVIAYKMPDISSGINSSAIEIKLKDIANIKTDFEDLSEYVEYNGLPSISLSVQKRSDANSIAVSNVVMNEIEKFKLSMPKDMRLEITYDSTNFIKASISTVVNSAYFGAVLAIFVIFFFLRSFRATIIIGISIPIAIVLTFCLMYFVNISLNIMSLAGLALGIGMVVDCSIVVIDNIYKYRQKGAKLISSSILGAQEMMLPITSSTFTSICVFGPFLIFKSELGVYGDFFKDFSFTIVISLGVSLLVAIFLVPVLSSHYVGLYTSFQKNIKSSFIRKIDAFFASIYYFLEFLYINLLNIVLNRKLIFGLIVFFSFIGSLLLGLLLDVTTFDRGKDNSIFINLNFPHKTNLEYAKFYSNRFLEIVKSEAKGYKSIISTMNAERITFNVLFPLKEESRDKLIKSIDYDAIKYKIMNRIGNLYPEFNIESSSGNALGGGDSIKIKISANDFEYIKDYGKTLVSMLKKEIPELVNPRLSVSDFQLQISVEIDRALAYNYGIDMNTILNELKANVNGVVAGQYVENGLNYDIVLKLDRMDVKNLKDLEKIFITSPSGVKIPFSSIATFEKTNKEESIYRENQALTIYLNAGISPDDNLTQVTAKVIDFVNNKVPHKEGTVLKVEGEYNEFSNIMNQFKIIIIMAIIVVFGIMASQFESFLKPFIIIFTIPLTTIGVVLIHFFAGEKLSIFAAIGMLMLVGVVVNTGIVLVDYTGLLIKRGFGLREAIIESCRSRFRPILMSSLTSIIGLIPMAFSSGSGNELLKPIAFTFIGGMTASTFLTLFFIPMLFEIFSNIVSSFKLRLKRVASNVDVEKSFEINNSTKSSYDNLFEEDRD
- a CDS encoding efflux RND transporter periplasmic adaptor subunit, whose amino-acid sequence is MNLIFNINLYLKKYFLLFSLGLVLILVACVGKNKLDDKNINKEKESSYRFPVIAIKVKKGILSDYLSLNGDVDTKVKADIFPDAAGKITSLQIKLGTYVQKGQIVATLDPSRPGSVYLKSPVRAPISGYILNIRKKIGETVNPQSSIAVVGRIDAKQILTYVSEKYISNIKVGNDAIIEVGAYPNEKFKARVSEISPILDSKSRTIEVYLTPIGSNLDKLIIGMFSKIKLITKRFRDVIKIPREAVVEREGNNFVFKLDLEGKSVQMLPVRVLFEIDNIVALSGEIKENDLIVVEGMSTLSDGTLINLVDTREGLSAESNI
- a CDS encoding TolC family protein: MALENSLDSKNALYKENIKKLYKNNAWNAFVPNVNLSSTLSRNPSALSELERDYWGLGFGVAISLSLSPSVLKRIELIMLEYENAKIERESAVRNIKLNVLKSYNKLIALKSTLKVFESQIQNSKLKFEQARIAYNNGLISEIDFLDAQLKHKKSQPDLDGQIINFEKSKEIFKLLIGLDPDQDFEIIGELPDETIDFSLFNEALNFNESLEIKELNMRLKMAEQLIGSLWLDTFLPTLSLSFSYSPYRSFHENSKGFSSGFLASFSLNYGLTEIFPFSKSFTKIQDNNYQLKILQNNIESKIRNLKSSIVQKRKDIRRYKAILDASKINVELANKNYQMAFNAFNSGVMDLSKLNDIELVYKQSDLKFIEDKLNYSNSILEYKDLINSLD
- the yidD gene encoding membrane protein insertion efficiency factor YidD encodes the protein MNIFKIFFILNYTLIFLIKIYQNTFSKVFGLQCIYKPTCSKYSIECLKKYNFPTALILMTLRIIRCNALFKGGNDFIPKYNPISTSLKEFQKRLIK
- a CDS encoding glycine betaine ABC transporter substrate-binding protein, whose product is MNFIHKLFIGFCIFLIFLSCDEKKSSKNLKSVKIGYVNWGGETAATNVLKVVFEKMGYNAEIFSVTTSVMYQYLASGKVDGTVSSWVPTADKFYYEKLKTKFVDLGANYEGTIQGFVVPSYVPISSISELKGKGANFKNKMIGIDAGAGTQIVTEQALNYYGLSKEYELVPSSESVMLASLDSSIKRNEWILVPLWKPHWAFSRYDIKFLDDPDLIMGGIESVHTLVRLGLENDDIDAYYVFDHFYWNDDLILPLMDRNDKEPGNEYRNAVEFVEKNKEIVKMWVPEKYKALFD